A region of the Paraburkholderia flava genome:
GCCGTCGAAATCGCGTCGTTCGCACAGCAACTGCGCGGCGCCGAGAATCATCGTCATGTGGCCGTCGTGGCCGCATGCGTGCGATTTGCCCGCGATCTGCGAGACGTATGGGCGATCCGCTGCGTCTTCGGCAATGTTCAGCGCGTCCATCTCCGCGCGCAGACCGATCACGCCGCGTCCGCTGCCGAGCTTGAGACTCGCGACCAACCCTGTGCCACCGATACCGCGCACCACCTCCATGCCGAGATCCGCGAGCACCTGTGCGACGAAGTCCGACGTGTGCACTTCCTCGAAACCGGTTTCCGGATGACGGTGCAACTGGCGACGCCACTGCGTCAGCTGTCGTTCGAACGGGAGGACGGTGCTCATCGGCGGGTCTCCTGGTAAATGAGTCCTGGGTAAATGCGGCGCGGTGCAATGAGTATAGGATCGCGCGGTGAGACGTTTTCCCGGAGCATGACCACCCCACGGGAAAACTTTGCACGCCGCCGTACGACGATGGAAAATCCGTTCGTTCCTCATTCGCCTGATCCGGAGACTCGCGATGGCGCTTGATCGCCTCGATGTGCAGATACTGAACCTGCTACAGGAAGATGCGGCGCTGCCGCTGCGCACGCTCGCGGCGCGCGTGCATAGCTCGGTCGCGACGTGCCAGCGACGCATCGAGCAACTGAAGACCGACGGCGTACTGCTGCGCCAGGTGGCGATCGTCGACCGGCTGAAAGTGGGCCGTGCACTGACCGCGTTCGTGTCGGTCGAACTCGACCGGCAGAACGATGCGTTGCTGCGCGCATTCGAAAAGAAGATGGCAGTCGAGCCCGACGTGATGGCGTGCTACGAAGTGTCCGGTGAATTCGATTTCATGCTGATCGTCAATTCGACTTCGATGGATGCGTATCACGCGTTCACGCGACGCGTGTTTTCATCGAACAACAATGTGCGCAACTTCAAGAGCAACTTCGCGATGAACTGCTCGAAATTCGAAACGAAGATCGCACTCGATGAACCGTGACCGCGCGTGACGCCGCGTGACCCCGCGCGACGTCGCGCCGGATGGACGGCTACGCGCGATCGGTATATAACTGGATGAACGATTTGTTCACTATGACCTGGAAGGAGAGCCGCCTCTCATGACCCGCGAAGCCCCAGACAAACCCCGTACCGACAATGCCGCCGATCTCGAACATCTCGACGCGGCCGTCAGCCACGTTAACGAACTGGTGTCATCCGGCAGCATCGCGACGAGCGCCGCGAGAGGCCTTGTGTACAGCCTGATCGAAACGCTCGGTACACTGCTCGGCGATCCCGATCTGCCGGAGCATGCGCGCTCCGGTTATGAAGGGCTGCTCGAATCCGCGCGCGAACTGCGCGTGAAGCTCGATCGCTGATGACAGGACTCCGTGGAAGAAACTTATGACCGCTACAAACAATGTCCGGATGTTGACCCGCTACAAGGCGTGGGCCAATGAAATCGTGTTTTCGATGGTGACAGCGCTGCCGCCGGAAGAAGCGCTGATGCAACGCAAGACGGGCTTCAAGAACATGGTTCACACGCTGAACCACGCGTACGTGATCGACGCGGTGTTTCAGGCGCATCTGCAAGGACGCTCGCACGGCTACACGGCGCGCAATACGACCGATACTCCGCCGCTTGAAGAATTACGGGAATCAGTTCGCGCGATGGACGCGTGGTACATCGACTTCGCCGACAAGATGTCGGCCGAAGATCTCGACCGGATGATCCGCTTCGAGTTTATCGGCGGCGGCGACGGTGCGATGACGTGCAACGAGATCATTCTTCATATCGTG
Encoded here:
- a CDS encoding Lrp/AsnC family transcriptional regulator, translating into MALDRLDVQILNLLQEDAALPLRTLAARVHSSVATCQRRIEQLKTDGVLLRQVAIVDRLKVGRALTAFVSVELDRQNDALLRAFEKKMAVEPDVMACYEVSGEFDFMLIVNSTSMDAYHAFTRRVFSSNNNVRNFKSNFAMNCSKFETKIALDEP
- a CDS encoding DinB family protein — encoded protein: MTATNNVRMLTRYKAWANEIVFSMVTALPPEEALMQRKTGFKNMVHTLNHAYVIDAVFQAHLQGRSHGYTARNTTDTPPLEELRESVRAMDAWYIDFADKMSAEDLDRMIRFEFIGGGDGAMTCNEIILHIVNHGTYHRGFVGDMLYQAGVRPVATDLPVFLRDVPRDF